The DNA segment CGCATGCCTGGGCGAGGTCAAGTCCACCGACAACGGCACCCTCAACTGGGGCCACCTCGACGATCTCCCTCTCCCGCCGCCGGTGATCCCGCGGCCTAGGCGGATGCAGTTCCCTTAGGCACCCACCGGCTCCAACCCTGAACGGCCACCTCAGGCAGCCGCCGCCCGAGGTGGCCGTTCGTCGTTCCGCGCCGTTCGTCGTTCCGCGGCGGGCGGAGGCGGCGTGGCCTGGCGGAGGCGGCGTGGCCTGGCGGATCTGGTCGGGCGGGCGGACGTGGTCGGGCGGGCGGACGTGGTCGGGCGGGCGGACGTGTTAGGCATACGGCATGGACTCGTACGTCGTCACCGGAGGCGGCCGTGGCATCGGCCGCGCGATCGCCGAGCGGCTCGCTGCCGAGGGGACCGTCGTGGTTCTGGATTCCCGCACGACATCCGCTCCCCGGCCGCCGGATCGTGGAGAGGGTGGGGGCCGCATCATCCCGGTCGCCGGTGACGCCGCCGACCCGGCGGTCGCGGAGGAAGCCGCCGAGGTCGCGCTCGCGGCCGGGCCGCTGCGGGGCTGGGTGAACAACGCGGCGATCTTCCAGGACGCGCGCCTGCACGAGTCACCCGCCGAGGTCGCCGAGTTGATCCGCCGCAACCTGGATCCGGTGCTGGCCGGCAGTGCGGCGGCGATCCGGCACTTCCTCGCGGCAGGCGACGGCGGCGCCATCGTCAACATCTCGTCCCACCAGGCGCGCCGGGCGGTCCGGGGCGCGCTGCCCTACTCGACCGCCAAGGCCGCGATCGAGGGCCTGACCCGGGCGCTGGCCGTCGATTACGGGCCTTCCGGCGTACGGACGAACGCCCTCGCCCTCGGATCGATCACCACGGAGCGGTCCGAGGCGTACCTGGCGGACCTCCCGGAGGCCGGCCGTGAGCACTTCCACCGGGAGATCGCCCTGCTGCAGCCGCTCGGCCGGATGGGACTGCCGAGCGAGGTGGCGGACGTGACGGCCTTCCTGCTCTCGCCGGCGGCCGCCTTCGTCAACGGCGCGATCATCCCGGTCGACGGGGGCCGGTCAGCACAGGGCCGTGACCCGGAGGAGGCGTGAGCTGCTCAGACCGTCATCAGGTGGGCGGTGGAGAAGGGCTCGCGCCGCGCCCGCATGTCCGCGTACGCGGTGACGAGGAACGGGGAGGACACCACGCCGAACGCGACCGTGAAGGCGCCGTTGAGCAGCACGTCCGTCACTGAACCGGCGAGCGCGCCGGCGGTCGCCTGCACGATGACGCTGACGACGCCGAGGCAGAGGGCCGCGCCAATCGCGACACCGTAGATGGTGGCGACCCGGCCGAGGGACGCTCCGAGGTCGGCGTGGAAGAGCTGGAAGCAGCGGCCGATGCCGACGCCCCGCTCGACGGTGACGACCACGGGCAGGACCGCGAGCGCCGCCGCGACGTAGAAGACGGGAAGGACGCAGAGCAGGATCGCCACGAAGCCCAGCAACGCGGCGAGGACGCCCCAGCCGAACAGGGCCGGCGTACGCCGGAGCCCGGTGCGCAGCGCACCGCCGAGCGAGACCGGCCGT comes from the Actinoplanes sp. OR16 genome and includes:
- a CDS encoding SDR family NAD(P)-dependent oxidoreductase, with the translated sequence MDSYVVTGGGRGIGRAIAERLAAEGTVVVLDSRTTSAPRPPDRGEGGGRIIPVAGDAADPAVAEEAAEVALAAGPLRGWVNNAAIFQDARLHESPAEVAELIRRNLDPVLAGSAAAIRHFLAAGDGGAIVNISSHQARRAVRGALPYSTAKAAIEGLTRALAVDYGPSGVRTNALALGSITTERSEAYLADLPEAGREHFHREIALLQPLGRMGLPSEVADVTAFLLSPAAAFVNGAIIPVDGGRSAQGRDPEEA